The genomic segment GTATTGATATAACCCTCTGGTCCATCAATCAAACTGTGAGAAAGCAGCGGTACAAGGATCAACTCATCAGTCTAAAAATACACCACGCTGAGTGTTCTGTCAGCGGCAGATTTCTTGGTGTCCTGTTGATTCACTGACATCTAAAGAGCGGGGACACTTTTGGTCAGTGTAGCGtttagcacaacacttttacaaCACCTGGAACCCAAGTTTCAATCTTCCTCTGGAAGGTTTgtagttctccctgtgacctgcgtgggcttcctcccaccctccaaaacatacaggggttggtgggttaattgggtagcacaggtttCAAGGGCCTTCTACAGTGCCACATTGTTGAAGTTAAACATGGTACCCACTCATCACAGTAGCATTAAACCATTCCCCCCCCAGAACGGGTTAAAGACTAGGCAATGGCAGTTCAATACTTGCATTGATTCTTCACTTCAACCCCATGGTTACTCTGTGAAAGTATCACCTTGGGAGGTGACAATACAGCTGTAATCCATCCAGCTGTGGGGGAGCACGGAAgtctacagacgctgtgattgtagtaaaaacacagtaaatgatgcaggaacccagctggtctcacagcaaccATAAAAGGTAGAGATATATTACCATCacttcaagcctgagcccttcttcaaggtataaggaaAAGGTAGTCTGAATAAAAGACTGGGAGAGATGTCCAGTTGTGAAACAGTCTCCGATGACTCATTGTTCACACTCCTcccactggaatccatcagtgctggccaactattgttggacactgacatgagaggcatcagatgctgagtacaaatgaaaatcagcggcaaaacattttaagtcagttgaactaacgcaatgggtcagcattattatgcaattaaacacgtTAAAataacttcctacgtgatgcagcaaatctgaaattatctttgtattcagcttgaagctatctaatttttttttcaggaaacaaatcttgaaaaaaaaagttttgaccCATGTATTCTACCACGTACTTTTACATTAGGTGTTATTTACAGGTATTTACAATACCTGCTCTAACCAAGCTGACAGACTCTACAAAGGAAACTTCACACTACGCAGTGAATATTTCTATAGGGAATAGAGGCTCCAGgagctctggaggtgaatccacggacacccagTGACTCTGAACAGACTCTCTTTCTCTAGTACTGCACCGGCCGACACTAATGAAGACAGTTTGTCCGCCTTGCAGCAGGAtgaagggaatttcatgtaatattacgtgtcagcactattacatgacaataaaggaatcccaTTACTGTGAACAGTTTCCTTCAGCTCAGCACCAACGTTCACCACCTTAAGAGGCAAAAGAGAAGCCACAGATTGAATCACAAACTCTTAATCCAAAATTTTACTCATAGTTTtctcaataataaataatttacATTATATACAAGCAGGGAACTCCTGCTGAATTTATACATAGAAAATGGAGTCATTTCCTATATTCCCTCACCCCACCCTCCCCGAACAGAAACATCAAGTTCCATGCCACGCGTTCCTTGGGCACTGCTCTACCCACCTACTAATCTCAACAAGTCAAACAAAGCAAAACTACAGTCACTGTTAAAACCATCACATCACGACCAAAATAAAGTGCCATTCCACCAAAGCTCTCTTCAAGGGGTGCCGTGGGCACGCCAATTGACACGGCAAGCAATAAAAGCCAAaaggggcagtggggaggaacGAGAGGCCTCGCCTGGGCTCGTCCTGGTCTGCCCCGTGGTGCCCGACTAGACGAAGGCCAATAACGGGCTGTTTACAGACATCAACACCACACCGGGAGGCCGAAACTCCAAAGATCTGCTTTTGCAAATCTTGTTTTTCccttaaatgtcaaaaataaTGCAACCAATGTAACATTTTGTTGGGGTTAAAAATCagacattaatatttaaagaaatattacATTACTTCATATGTACAATCACAAATTTTCACCAAAAGTCTCCATATATTATATCAACAAATATAAATTACACCCAACCATATAAAATGCTGCATTTACAGTGGTGCCAACACCATACCATGCAGTTGAACTCCACACCAAGAACCCTGATCACACCAGTACACTCTGTTGTCCGCATAAAGTGCCTTCAGGCcaagggggagtggtgggggggggggggggtggagaggggaatggggAATAGCATCGCTTTATTTGCAGGCTCTTGCTTGGATGTTGGCGAGACTTCATCAGAGACCTTTCACATTTAAGGTTGTGTTTGTTGCTCTGGCCTTACATCGCGACGGATCGTGAAGTGGCTCAGGGTCCTGAGGCCCAGgcaggactcctgctcctgagcgacACCCATGGAGCTGTGCTTAAACTGCgttagccaaagcccaggcagAGGAGGGGGCTGAGTGAGGAATGCAGGCTCACCCTCCAGTTTCCTGGCTCGCCTTTCCCAGCCCCCAAGCAATGGAGCTATCTTGTACCCAAGTAAAACACCCAAAGGCAAGCAGCGAACAGGTTAAAGATGGAGGTAACACTAAATGAGTGGTGTAAAATATCCCAGGTTATGTTTAGGAGGTTAAACCAAGCAGtaatggccactgtaaattttCAATTGATTATACTCATTAGACTTGGCTCTAACTCTGCCAACTCGAATGATTTATGATTAGGGTCTTGGGCACTGGATTTTTAAATCTTGGAGCAGTTCACTCTGACACTCCTCGTGAAGAATCTGAATCTAGGGTCAATATTGAGAGTCTGTTTCACACTAATACTCTCAAAATGGGGATCTTCTCAATGCCAGCGTGCAGGATTGGACTGCGACACAAACCAGGTCAAAGCTGCTCCTTGCAGCAGCCTTCAACCCAGACAGGAGGGCGTTCGCCTGTTTAAAATGCGTTAACGTCACTTTTAGCAGAATTTTCCAAAGACCCTTTTTGGAAattcgcccccccaccccctcctttccaCCTCGTCTGCTGTGACCTTTGAAGATCGACTGCTAGGTCAGACTAGAACAGGAGCTGTGATGCTCATTAATAAATTATATAAAACAAGTGTGTCTCGTTTTATATACATCATAAAGTCTGTTAAACCCGTCATCCTAAAGGTGAGCGCCTAGGGTCAAGTCCAACAGCACCGGACCCTGTCCCGTCAACACGCACACAAAAACATACATACAAAACCCACACATTCGTGTATCGACATTAACTACAAAGACATTCATCCACACATTTACTTGCACCTGGCGTGTGCACACGCACAGAATTCCTCCACCACCATAGCTATAAATGAACATTTGATTACATCATTAATAGATTGTTCAAAGGGTTTGCAGCAGGTTAATGTCCTAATTATGGTGGggaggcttttttttttgcttcaagaGCAATCTGGTAGTTTTCCCAGCAGTGATCGGTCAACAACAGACGCTAGGTAGGTGCCATCAAAACTACTTCTTTGTCTCAGTCGAGACTAACTGTTGAATTTCAGAGACTTAAATCCCTCCTGCCGAAACAGCCAAACTTGGTACGGATTCCGTGATTCAACAAAATACTGTGCAGTGCAACTGGCGACAGAGCCTTCAGGGGAATGTTGGGAAGGGAAAACCTCGTCATTGTGCAAGACCTTCCCTTACTCTGCCTGTCGTTTGCAACATATGTGTGATGATGTAACGGGGGCGGGGGGTCTATTATACTGACCTATGGCTACTGGCTATGTCTGTAGAGATGCTCCACCTGACTGGTATAACAAATGGAGATGCTTCCCATTGGCCAGTTAGTGGTGGTTATAATCTGTTAATAAAAGCTCAGTATTAGTCCATctctatggcatatcaattttattaacagactttcaatcatggatacttccctgaaacctagaagactcgagatagatcaagatgccacccgagctggagaaattttttgaagcatctccatctgttataccagaaGGGtagagtatctctacagccatagccgatagcaagcagtcagtataatacaccccccccccccccattacttcATCGCAATGTGTCCTTCCACACCCCGTAGCAAGGAGGGAAACGAGAGAGATGGCAGCTGCTGGTAAAGTGAAGCAATGCAcaaaatgctgtaggaactcagcaggtcaggcagtatcagtgggagtGGATCTGAAGGGTTTCGGGCTGAAATGCTGACCTTCCACGGACACTGCCTGACATccggagtttctccagtgttgtgtacATGTTGCTGCAGCAAGCATTGCTTCCCTGGAGACAAGAGAGCATACCCCTTCTTTATCTGAGCTCTGAGGAATTGCAGACCCCCTGATGAAGAGATCAAACTGAAGAGGTGGTGGACGGAATAAGAGCCAGAGAGGACACCAAATTTAACCCTGGATGCGCTGCAATGCAACAaggagtgaaatgggaaaagttaacCCCTTGGATCCCATGCAGCCCAGCTCCTAATGGAACAACAATCCAAACAACAAGCTGACAACCAGAGTCCTTTGTCTACCACGACACTGCCTTTGCCATTAGTGGATTACCTGGCCAATTTAGAAGAATGGAGTCGGGTGTCCAAAGTAATTCAGCTTCAGAGCAATGCAGCCAGGCATGGGGCTAACACCAGCAGTGTGCAGCTCAAGAAAGGCCAGGAAACCATCCAATGGAAATGATGACCAATTCAGGCACCAATGACATGTATAAGAGAACATGGTCCCAGTGCAATGCGTAAACACACATGACTTGGTGGACAGATGATGCACTGATGGTCATTTTAGGCAATCTGGAGCCAGCTGTGACATCTGGAGTTTGACCTTAACACCTCTGGattgggagagagagtgaaaaataACAGGCAGGGACTGGATTCCACTGGCTGGGCACTGGACAGAGAGGGTAAAATCAGGGCACTGTGAAGCCCTTGATTTATATGTTGCCCCCAAGAAGAATATTAGCTAGACTGCCACCAAAATCCAAAGCCAGGCTCAGTGATTGGCAGGGATTTGATGCAGCCAAAACTCATGGAAAAGTCTGCCTCTGGCTAGTTTCCCTCTACAGCAGGGCAGGGTATCAATCTGTAGGGGGGAGGAATGAGAGTGGGGAGGGGTCCAGTGTTCTACCACTAACTTTCCAGTGCCAGGAATACAGTAAAGTGCAAAGAGGCAATCTACACACTGGGTTCCTCTTCCGTTCCACCAGGGAGGAAGAGGTGGATGGACTTGGAATCCTGACAGAGCCAGGATTTCATTGGGAAGAGTAAACCGTAACCTCCACGCGCAGCCACCAGTGAACCCTGGCAACGCCCTCCGGTGTAAACTCTGCGGCCAGCACTCCACCTGAACATGGAGTCGACAGTAAGCCACCACTGTCACGGCTGCGATGCGGGCATGGGTGCTCTCATTCTTCCACAGCCTGCCGCACGTGCGGGAACAGGGTGTTACAGACGGGGAAACAgggcagagagagaaaagcagggCAACAGGAAGAACAACAATAAAACAAGCATATATTTTTTCCCCGGGAAGTAATAGTGGCACTAGCTATAGATGTGGCAGGGTGAAGCACAAGCAGAGGAGTGACCACAGGTGTACAATGGCGAGACTGCCATGGCTGGGTGACCCAGTGGCAGAGTTTCCTGGTGGGTGTTCTACAGTCCTCTGATAAATGTGGAACTTGTCCTTGTTTGAGTGCAGGTTCTTTGCGTCCTGCAGGGCGTAGTAAGCCGCCAGGGTGAAGTTCGTGTCTCCGGTGGTCAAGAGGTCAAAAACGCAGGCCCAAAAGTAAAGGTCCTCCACGGGCAGTTTCTCCTTACACTTGGCTGCAGCGGACTCATGCGTGAAGGCCTCGTGGGGGACCCGGGCGCCGCCTGGCTGTGGCAGGCGCCAGTCCATGCGCTCATTGGTGGGGCAGCCACGCAGGCACAGCTGCAGGCCCTGGTTGTCCTCAAAAGAGTTCATCACCTCCTCCGGCATCCTGATGGCAAAGGTCAGGTAGCGGCCCACCTGCCGCACCGCGATAGTCGTGCCGATGTACTGGGCCTCGATCTCCACATGCTGACCCGCCACCTTCTCCGTCACCCTCAGGCTGCTGGCGCCGGGTTTCTCGCCGCCATTCCGAGAGCCGTCGACAAAGGCTGCCGGGAGGTCTTCCACTTCCGCCTGGTAGACCTTCTGGTCAACACACGTCTGGAAACTCTTGAAGATGATCGTAagctgtagagagagagagagagagagagagagagagaggtcggaggagaggggaggaagagtgTGGGTAGAGAAAGGTGGAGGAgacaggaaagggagggagggaggggaaagagaggggtcagtgggggggaggggagagtgggtgaaagagggaggaagagtgaggaggtagagtgggagagggtgaggggacagagtgtgtgggaggtatagagagagagagagagagagagatgaatttTTTTATCCAAATTATCTCAGCACCCTCCAGATATCTTTGGACCCCTGCATTGTGCCGTGCGACCAAAGCAATAGTTCCAGACTCATCAAACTAACTGCAGAGACCCAGGGCTGTAGTAAACTATAAAGGAATTCAGAAGGACATTCTTTATCCATCTGAACCACGAGCACAGGGGGCTTGTGAATTGTGCAGATGTATTTCAGAGAAGGCTGGACAACTAttggagggagaaaggaaggaAAGGTTTGGTTGAAAAATGAAGGTGGGAGTCCAACAGAATGagaatgagcccttcagcccatcgagtcttcatTTAGCATCACACATCCAGCCACACTTTGGTTTCCCCGCATTTCCATCATTTACCCCCAGAGTCATCCACTCTCCTGCATATCAAGGGCAATCAACCCTCCAACCTGAACGTGGgcagaaaccagaacacctgcaatcacagggagagtgtgcaaactccacaaagacagcatccggcactgctggagctgtgggTTCAGAAGCTCTGCCAGTCCTGCCACTGTAGAGGGGGAAGATAGATGGAGGCTGGAATGCAGCAGAACTGCCTAGATGGGCCGATATTCAACCAACAATCCCAAATGATTTTCAGGtagttatttgttttttttttaaatttctgattgGATgccaattgtatttcattgggctaaagttgaatctaatctaatctagaGAGCGAGTCAATGTTCTCCCTTGCCCTCAATGTTGAATACAGTTAAACCCCCGTTAtccgaaattcaagcaaccagcaaagaaattgtggaaaataggtaaaaaattacaaggtttaaaattggcgcccggTAACAGTTTGTTTGGCAATCAttcaacacacagtctcaagcaaccagaaaatccaCTCATCTGCTATCTACCAAACCCCATAAATGCCGAATACCGAGTCGAGGTGGTGGATTCATTTTGCCACTGGCGGGATATTTGGTGTCACTATCAATGAGGGAATCTCTCGACCCTTGCTCACTGAAGTTCAAAGACATTCCGCAGCCTATGCCAACCTCAGAAAGCCAATTACTTCTCCAAGTCCTCCAGATTAGACCATGTTGACTCTGGAGTTCAACAGGCCAAAGTCTGCAGCATTAAAGGGAATCTGTGAGGACTAATGTAAACCGGACAGGCCTTTTGATCATTTCCAAATGTAATCACTCTACCAAAGTCACGCCTTTAGCTGCCAAATCCTATGGTCTAGAGTTCCCAACGTAAACCTCTCTATTTACAGAAGATAGTGGGAGAGCCAGAAAACATGTTGAAACAGACTTGAGGAATTCTTCCAGCTAACAACCAATCGTTTGTGAATGGAAGTGCAAAATGCATCGGAAAGAGATGGCCAATTGAACAAGGCACAAATCGGCAGAAGACCAGGGTACAATCAagactgcagaggagatttacagagATGTTACTAGGGGTGGTGAGATGGGGCAATGTAGAATTTGGTCAGGATGATGGGAGATTTAACAAAGGCATGCAAAATTGCGAGGCAGAGTGAATGAGGATTCAAGGAGTGGAGTCTTTGACAAGGGGGCACTGACTTAAAATGGCAAAGGATTAGTGAGTCATTGAGGACGTGGCTCCATGCACAGAAGCCCATTAGAGGCATCTCTAAATGCATTTATGTAAAGTACCTGTATGTGCTGTAACCTGCACCTATGCTCTACACAGCGTGTACGAATGTTAGCAATAACTTATTAGTCTGCTcgcagaacacagaacattacagcaaagtacaggcccttcagtattGTCCCAACTCTACTAGGCGTTTGTAACAAATAAACCTAAGCTACATGGATTGGGACTGGGCAATTGGGATACTTGTAAAGGACGTTTCTCAGCTAGAGTGAGCAATGTGGATGAGACTGTAAATTTCTACAATCTACTGGCATATCAAATCTTGAACAGTTTTGATCATTTATCATTTTCTGGATCAAGTTAAAATGGAAACAATCCTGGTCCAAATACTGTAAAACCatgaaactggagaaactcaggaggtcaaacagtttactttatgtagcaaagataaagatacaaagccaacgtttcgggcttgagcctttcatcagggtAGGAGCAAATTTAGgcaatggttggggggaggagcacagtcctgcaggctggaggtaataggtggataagggagggagcagGAAACAGGGAGGTGGAAtggatctgtgaatggagagggaagggggtggagagctgggggaaaggagacagggggatggggaagagaatgGGCTAGCAGAAATGGGATAAGTTGATGTtatttctccaaccagatggcattatcaaCAATgtaggcattaacatcgacttctctggtttctgctagcccactccctgttctccctctcttccccatccctctgtcatctttcctccagctctccacccccttccctctccattcacagatccttttcccctccccctgtttgctggtgtgccctccctcccatccacttattacctcccaCCTCTGCTCCTCCCACTCTCCTCTCCTCCATTTTGTTCAGGTCCCTGCCTGCATATTCCTcatacctgaaatgttggttaattATCTTTATCTGTGctctataaagtatgctgtttgaccagctaagtTACTCcacgtgcttttacttcaatcatggtgtctgcagactttcgtctgGTCCAAATATTGGGTTAGTCCCACGTCCAACAGGCAGGTGGCAGCATTGACTATTGGCTGGAGCGCTGCGATGTCCTTAGGGGACTAGAGGCAGAGGGTCGAATGAGTGGGCAAAAGGCAGACGAGGCGGTGATGAACTGCCGTAGACTGGAATTATCTGGCAAGCGGGGAAGGAAAGGTCAGTACAGGACTTCAGCAGGATGCTGGAGAGACAAACTGATGTCTGACTGTGGGGCATTTCAAAACACTGGGGGTGCgggaattaaattttaactttttaaaaaacatttaggcatacaacacgataacaggccatatCGGTCCACGAgtttgtgccatccaattacacccaattaacctacaacacccccaTATATTTGAAACGGGtaggaggaaacaagagcccccTGGGAAATCCCATGCGgacacgggagaacgtacaaactccttatagacggcgcgagatttgaaccccagccccgatcgctggcactgttaacagcgttgcgctatctGCTATGCCAACCAAGCTAATTAAAGAGGTGCTGTGGAGCAAGGGAGCAGCACTCGGAAGGGAACACGTTGCAGGAACCCAAGAGCTGGCCCATGTCCAATGGAAGAGAGGCATGTAAACCAGAGGTCTACCTACAGAGAGGTCAAGAGATGAGCCACTGGTCACTGGATAAACAATGGGAGAGGGCTCTTCTTTGAGTCTGACCTCCATTCTACTTCGTTGGTGAGAGACAGAAATTGTAGATACTAGAAtctataccaaaaaaaaaaccaaactgctggaggaactcaacgcaTCTAACAGCATCAGAattggtgggtgggtggtggggagagggaattGTTGGATGTTTTGGGATAAAAGCATTCATCAAAACTGAGCCTGGAGAGGGTAGGTAGCCAGTAtaaagagggtggaggggagacTGTATTGGTTAACCAGGAAGCAGGAAGGATGGGGAGGATGAAGTCTGGAGTTAATCCTAAATTACATCCCTCAAACCTAAAAATCTATCAGCCCCAGTGGTGTAGGCTTTTTCAATCCACCCACAGCCTCAGCTGAGATGCTTCCCGATTTTCACTACCTTTCTGTGAAGGGATGGGACTGGGACTACTAATGGCATGCATGacctctggactgggtccatccACTATGATTCCATCCATCCACCATTCATTCATAacctctggactgggtccatccACCATAGATCCATCCATCCACCATTCATTCATAACCTCTGGGCTGGGTCCATCCACCATAGATCCATCCATCCACCATTCATTCATAacctctggactgggtccatccACCATGGATCCATCCATCCACCATTCATGCATAacctctggactgggtccatccACCATGATTCCATCCATCCACCATTCATTCATAacctctggactgggtccatccACCATAGATCCATCCATCCACCATTCATTCATAacctctggactgggtccatccACCAAGGATCCATCCATCCACCATTCATTCATAACCTCCGGACTGGGTCCATCCACCATAGATCCATCCATCCACCATTCATTCATAacctctggactgggtccatccACCATAGATCCATCCATCCACCATTCATTCATAacctctggactgggtccatccACCATAGATCCATCCATCCACCATTCATTCATAacctctggactgggtccatccACCATGGATCCATCCATCCGCCATTCATTCATAacctctggactgggtccatccACCATAGATCCATCCATCCACCATTCATTCATAacctctggactgggtccatccACCATGATTCCATCCATCCACCATTCGTTCATAacctctggactgggtccatccACCATAGATTCATCCATCCACCATTCATGCATGACCTCTGGATTTGGCCCATCCACCAGAGATGGACTCTATCAACCCCATTCTTTCAATGccaccaaattgttcagttgAAGCAAACTGCTCCCTTATAATTATAACATAGAGCAATGCAGCATGGGATACACGCTTCGCAGCCCACATTGTATCTGCTTAACACGATGCCCAAGTTAACCTGAAGCTCAGCTGCTTACTCACGATATATATCCCTTTGTTCCCTGGATAATCATGTGTCTGTGTAAAAGCCTCTCAAATGTCACTTCTGTCACTACCCCGGAAGCCCATCCGTGGCACCTGCCCCTGTCTCAAAATGTTGCCCTGCCTCTCTATAAATTTTCCCCCCTCACTTTTAACACGTGCCTGGTGTGTACCCTTGGTAACACAGTCAAACTTTTCTCAGCCCCTTTTATAAACTTTCCTCAGGTCTTCCCTGAGCCTCTGATGGTCCATGTTTATCCAGCCTCTTCCCTTTAACTGTCTCACCTTTTGACCCAAAGTAAAATCACGGAGGAACCTTTGGAACCTTGTGCAACATGAATGGGGTGGCGTCATTGGGGCGACACGGTTAGCTCAGCGCTGTAACAGCGCAagtgatcgggacctgggtttgaattccgcgctgtctgtaaggagtttgtccattctccctgtgtctgcgtaggtttactctggtttcctcccacccttcaaaatgtaggtcaattgggcagcatgggcttgtgggccggaaggacctgttactgcgttgtatgtttaaattatcAAGAGAGTTAAAAAAATCACACAAACCAAGCCTGCACCCCAGCCAATCACCAAAGTCCAGCAATGCCAAGGTCCAGGGTTATAATCTCGTAGGCCTTCTCTAACCTGCAGAGACCATGCAGAACTTCCCTCCAGATCGCCAATCAACATCACACTGGGGAGTGGATTAACCACactggataacaattttttttctctcaaaagGTGTGCTTCCTTAAAAAGAAATTGGGGCATAAGATAGACACCCTCAAGCTatacacaaatataatttcagatttgctgtatcatgtaggaagctggagaaaaaaaaagaacttttattgaatttagcattaaacGTATTCTCGCCAcaaatgtatcacagctgttgcaacatttctgctgtactgaatcttcctgaagacaattaatgctattgttaggtacactcactgtgctattgcctgaagaacatgtgcatcaacatgcattcaatctataataAATGTCATGCCCAGCATCTgtgtatgtgagctgcttttatgccctgtctgcatctatcctgactcagCATGCCCAAGTCTAATACAAAATTTGTACAGCACCTGCAATGAGTGCATGGCCAGGCATGGATGAACTAactaaaacagcttgctttgtggacaatacattagtagacttaaaatatgacaggaaatcataaatataggttatatctaaagaaAAATATGTGAcgagaaatttttaaggtgagtTTCACGATCAAGAGCCCAGAAATCCAtgaaatacatccaaaagtgttcaggaagcaaaatcttttttGTCCATTGTCATCAATCTTGGcaagagggcaggagagagaagGGGCAGGTTGGAATCCAGAGTAAATTCCAACCTACAATACATTCCATCTGGTATTACTGTTTCTTACTGGGATTCCAGTATCAAAAACTCATTCAAGCATGGGGCAAGCAAGTcgagcagaaaataaatatcacATTCTGCTGATTTTCAGGTATTATATACCTATTTAATGACACCAAgtgaggaaaggaggggagaAAAAGAACTCTTATCTGTTAAATTACATTAACAGGTTGTCTACTTTTGGATGAGTTGGAATCTTTCGATTACATTCATGtaacatcagccattctccaggCTGTCAGCTTGTGACTGGATCTCATCTCATCCCTCATCGAGAGTGCAGGTTCAGTCACCGTGTCCTCTCTCTAATCATTTTGGCAGGGAGTCAAAAATCCAGCCATTAAGCTTCACTTTCATTACATTTAGAGAGACTGTTTAGGTCTCAATGCTCTATTAGGCTGGAGTGGAAAAGACTTTCATTTGTATAGCACCTTCCACATTCACAGTTTCACAGCACCATACAGGCAAAGACATACTTCTGGTGTAGTAGCCATGGCAAAACAAAAGATAGAATCGATCAACCGTAGCTCCCTCACACATCTACCCTTGGCCTTTCCCTACCAGCTACTGTTGGGATGGACAGGTTTGTTTCTACCAGAGGAAGTGCCTGCAGCCACTCGCAATCTTTGGTGAACTTACTCCGACAACCTCAGAGGGGGAGGCAAGCTGCGAAGATGTGTGGTATCTACAGCTGGCGGCATTTTGGCACCAGTTCTCCTATTTACTTTGtttcagcgccagtgattgggactggggttcgaaccccgcggtatctgtaaggagtttgtacattctccccgtgtc from the Narcine bancroftii isolate sNarBan1 chromosome 14, sNarBan1.hap1, whole genome shotgun sequence genome contains:
- the rgma gene encoding repulsive guidance molecule A, yielding MPQPRASRVGELDFCGIPVWAGWMGMGRRSDPFGHRVLQIFTLALWLPAVSCQCRILKCNSEYLSATSGLHLGGEESVEFCVALRAYSQCTRKTARACRGDLAYHSAVHGIEDLMSQHNCSKVGPTRAPARAQPTSQDCMAHSDAPETCNYEKSLMQHGRRANYTHCGLFGDPHLRTFSDSFQTCKVQGAWPLVDNSYLFVQVTNVAVVRTSSATASSKLTIIFKSFQTCVDQKVYQAEVEDLPAAFVDGSRNGGEKPGASSLRVTEKVAGQHVEIEAQYIGTTIAVRQVGRYLTFAIRMPEEVMNSFEDNQGLQLCLRGCPTNERMDWRLPQPGGARVPHEAFTHESAAAKCKEKLPVEDLYFWACVFDLLTTGDTNFTLAAYYALQDAKNLHSNKDKFHIYQRTVEHPPGNSATGSPSHGSLAIVHLWSLLCLCFTLPHL